A single region of the Rubidibacter lacunae KORDI 51-2 genome encodes:
- a CDS encoding 4'-phosphopantetheinyl transferase family protein — protein sequence MECSRQLAETELARQFFSPREAEAIAQLPPEEGQRAFLRMWTLKEARLKATGVGISEGLARVAVDLDHPIALPWRVRVDDRGVDRWERVLRCLYRVRGRMAVPLLPDALNFRT from the coding sequence TTGGAGTGTTCTCGACAGCTAGCTGAAACCGAATTGGCACGTCAGTTTTTCAGTCCCCGCGAGGCTGAGGCGATCGCCCAACTGCCTCCTGAGGAGGGACAGCGAGCCTTTTTGCGCATGTGGACGCTGAAAGAAGCTCGCTTGAAGGCTACTGGAGTCGGGATTTCTGAAGGGCTAGCGCGGGTCGCTGTCGATCTGGACCATCCCATTGCGCTGCCCTGGCGAGTACGAGTGGACGATCGAGGAGTTGACCGTTGGGAAAGGGTACTTCGGTGCCTTTACCGCGTTCGGGGACGGATGGCAGTGCCATTACTTCCGGATGCGTTGAATTTCAGAACATAG